The window CAGGCCGCGCACCGTCAGGTGCTGTGCTCGGTACACCTCAGCCTCATGCAGAGCGTCATCGCCCAGGCGGGCGGCCCGCTCACCGTCGACGGCATGCGCTCCTCGTGCGACCCGCGCGACTGCATCGTGCAGCTGTCGGCGCGGGGCTGATCAACCCGTCTTCACCCGCTCGGGGTGCGCGTAGACGTTGAACGTCTCGCCCCGCGAGAACCCGACGAGGGTCAGGCCCGACGCCACCGCGAGATCGACGGCCAGCGACGACGGCGCCGACACGGCGGCCAGCATCGGGATGCCGGCCATGACCGCCTTCTGCACCAGCTCGAAGCTCGCCCGGCCCGACACCTGAAGCACGGTACCCGTCAGCGGCAGCCGGCCCTGCTGCGCCGCCCACCCGACGACCTTGTCGACGGCGCTGTGCCGCCCGACATCCTCGCGCACCACCAGCGCCCGGCCGGTCGCCGCCTCGAACAGTCCGGCGGCGTGCAGCCCGCCGGTCTTGGCGAACACCGCCTGCTGCACCCGCAGCTCGTCGGGGAGGCCGGCAAGCACCCGGGCGTCGATGGATGCCGCGTCGGCGGCGACGTCGTAGGACGAGACGGTCTCCACCGCATCGATCGACGCCTTGCCGCACACCCCGCAGGAGCTGCTGACGAAGAAGTTGCGGTCCCGCTGCGGCACCGCCACATGCGGGGCGAGGGTCAGATCCAGCACGTTGTACGTGTTGCCGGTGTCGCCTCCCCCGGTCCCCGGGCCGCCGCAGTGGATCGCCGAGCGCAGGTCGTCACCGCGGGAGATGATTCCCTCCGAGATGAGAAAGCCCGTCGCCAGCTCCACGTCGTGGCCGGGCGTGCGCATCGTCACGGCCAGCGGCACTCCCCCGACGCGGATCTCCAGCGGCTCCTCCACCGCCAGCACGTCGACGCGGCGCACCTCGCCCGCACCCACGGTGACCTTGACGATGGGCTTGCGTGCCGTAATCCGTCCCATGCGCACATCGTAGGCGTCAGCCGCCGATGGCGTTCATCCCCCGAGCCGGCTGCAGGAACGACGGGTCGTTGATCGCGTGGCCGGGCAGCTTGCCGTGCACGCACGCGCGCAGCACCCGCTCGATCGCGGCATCCATCGGCTCCGCACCCTGCTCGCCCGCCGGCCGCAGCGTCGGCATGAGGTCGTACTCCGCGGTGGAGAACAGGCAATTGCGCAGCTGGCCGTCGGCAGTCAGGCGCAGCCGGTCGCAGTCGCCGCAGAAGGGTGCCGTCACCGACGCGATCACCCCGACCGTCTGCGGGCCGCCGTCCAGCAGCCACCGCTCGGCGGGGGCGCCGCCGCGACCGGGCACCGGCGTGAGCGCCCACCGCGTGGCGAGCGCGGCGAGGATCTCCTCGCGGGTCACCATCTGCGCACGATCCCAGGTGTGCCCGGCATCCAGCGGCATCTGCTCGATGAACCGCAGTTGCGCGTCGTGCGCGAGTGCGAACTCCACCAACTGCACCATCTCGTCGTCGTTCACCCCGCGCATCGCGACGGCGTTGAGCTTGAGCGGCCGCAGCCCCGACGCCTGCGTGGCGCGGATGCCGGCCAGCACGTCGTCGAGCCGGTCGCGTCGGGTCAGCGCCGCGAACCGGTCGCGGTGCAGGGTGTCGATCGAGACGTTCAGCCGCTGCAGTCCCGCCGCCATCAGGTCCGGCAGCAGCTCGGGCAGGCGGATGCCGTTGGTGGTCATCGCCAGCTCCACCGGCGTGCCATCGGGCCCGGTGATGGCGGCCAGCCGGCGCACCACCTCGACGATGTCGGTGCGCAGCAGCGGCTCGCCGCCGGTGAGGCGGAACGTGGTGATGCCGACGCCTGCGGCCACGCGGGCGATGCGCTCGATCTCGTCGAGCGAGAGGATGCCGCTGCGCGCGAGCCACTCGTTGCCCTGCTCGGGCATGCAGTAGGTGCAGCGCAGCGAACAGCGGTCGGTGAGGGAGATGCGCAGGTCGCGGTGTACGCGGCCGAACGTGTCCGACAGCGGCCCTGACGACCGCTCGCCGAGGGGCGCGACGCCCGTCGTCGGGCGCACGCCGATGGCGACCGATGTCACCGTCACGACAGTGTGTCCGCAATCACGATTTCGAGGGTACTCTCGTAACTGGACTTTGTGGTCTGACCACAGCCGGGATTATTCACGGCTGGTCGCCCTTCAAGCGCACGAAAACCGCGGATACCTTCAGCCCGAAGGAAACCGCACGAGGGAGGACTCCGATGGATTTTCTGGATCCACTGCTGCTGGCCCGGTGGCAGTTCGGACTGACCACGCTGTACCACTACCTCTTCGTGCCGCTGACGCTGGGCCTGGTGCTGGTCGTCGCGATCTTCCAAACCGCGTGGCACCGCACGGCGAACATCGCCTGGCTGCACCTGACGCAGCTGTTCGGCAAGATCTTCCTCATCAACTTCGCGATGGGCGTCGTCACCGGCATCGTGCAGGAGTTCCAGTTCGGGATGAACTGGTCGTCGTACTCCCGGTTCGTCGGTGACGTCTTCGGCGCGCCGCTGGCATTCGAAGGCCTCATGGCCTTCTTCTTCGAAGCCACCTTCATCGGGGTCTGGATCTTCGGGTGGAACAAGCTCCCCAAGGCGCTGCACCTGGCATCCATCTGGATGGTGGTGTTCGGCTCGACCCTCTCGGGGTACTTCATCCTCGCCGCCAACGCCTTCATGCAGAACCCGGTGGGGTACGAAATGGCCGCCGACGGCGGCAGGGCCGAGATGGTGGACTTCTGGGCGGTCCTGACCAACCCCGTCGTCCTGGCCGCCTTCCCTCACACGATCTTCTCCGCATGGATGTTCGCCGCCGCCGTCGTCATCGCCGTCAGCGCGTGGCACCTGCGCCGCGGTCAGCACCTGGTGACACTGCGCAAATCGCTGCGGTTCGGCATGTGGTTCATGATCATCTCCTTCATCGGCGTCGCCATCTCGGGCGACCAGCTGGGTCTGGTGATGGTGGAGACGCAGCCGATGAAGATGGCGGCCGCCGAAGCGCTGTGGGAGAACGCCTGCGGCGCGGATGCCTCCTTCTCGCTGTTCTCCCTCGGCACGCCCGACGGCTCCGAGGAGATCTGGTCACTGCGCGTGCCGTACCTGCTGTCGTTCCTGTCGACGCACACGTTCGACGGCTGCGTCGAAGGCCTCAACGACCTGCAGGCGCTGTACACCGAGCAGTTCGGCGACGGCGTGGACTACATGCCCGTCGTCTGGGTCACCTACTGGTCGTTCCGCTGGATGATGGGCCTGGGCGGCGTCGCCACCCTCATCTCGGTCGCCGGCCTCTGGGTCACCCGCAAGAAGGCGACCCGTCCGGTCGCGGACTGGATGTGGCGGGTCGCGATCTGGTCCGCGCCGCTGCCCCTGCTGGGGAGCCTCGTGGGCTGGGTCTTCACCGAGATGGGCCGCCAACCCTGGATCGTGTTCAGCCTCATGCTCACCGAGGACGGCGTCTCGCCGAACGTCCCCGGCTGGACGGTGCTGATATCGCTCGTCGCGTTCACCCTGATCTACGCCGCCCTCGCGGTGGTGGAGTTCGGGCTGATCCTCAAGGCCGCACAGAAGGGTCCTGATGCGGTGCCGGATTCCGGCGTCGACGGCCCCGCGGAGCCGGTACCCCTCGAAGACACCCCGACGACGGTCTACTAGGAGCACGTCATGGATCTCGCCTATCTCTGGTTCTTCATCGTCGGAGTGCTGTTCGTCGGGTACTTCGTGCTCGACGGGTTCGACTTCGGCGTGGGCATGTCGCTGCCCTTCCTCGGCAAGGACGAAGTCTCCCGCCGCCAGGTGATCAACACCATCGGCCCGGTCTGGGACCTCAACGAGACCTGGGTCATCGTCGCCGGGGCGTGCCTGTTCGCGGCGTTCCCGGAGTGGTACGCCACCCTGTTCAGCGGGTTCTACCTGGCGCTGCTGCTGATCCTGCTGGCCCTCATCCTCCGCGGCGTCTCGTTCGAATACCGCCACCAGCGCGACAGCCTCCGCTGGAAGCGGGGCTTCGACAAGATGATCATCATCGGCTCGGCCGTGCCGGCGTTGCTCTGGGGTGTCGCCTTCGCCAACATCGTGCAGGGAGTGCCCCTGGATGCCGACCACGAGTTCGTCGGTTCGCTGCTGACCCTGCTCAACCCGTACGGGCTGCTGGGGGGCCTGACCACGCTGCTGCTGTTCTTCACGCACGGCGTCTACTTCGTCGCGCTGAAGACCGACGGCCAGGTGCGCACCGACGCCCGGGCGCTGGCGGCGAAGTCCGGCCTGCTCACCGTCGTCGTCGCCGCGATCTTCCTGGTGTGGACGGTGGCGATGGCCGCCGGCGGCGGTGCCCCGCTGCTGATGCTGTCTATGGCCTGCGCCGTCCTCGCCGCGGTGCTGCTGATCGGCTCCGTCATCGCCAACCGGCGTGACCGGGAAGGCTGGGCCTTCGGGTTCGGCGCCGGCACCGTGATGTTCGCGGTGCTGACCCTGTGGCTGGCGCTGTTCCCCAACGTCATGCCGTCCACGACCGACCCGGCATTCAACCTGACGATCGAGAACGCGTCCAGCACCGACTACACCCTCACGATCATGACGTGGGCTGCGGTGATCTTCCTGC is drawn from Microbacterium sp. zg-B96 and contains these coding sequences:
- the fdhD gene encoding formate dehydrogenase accessory sulfurtransferase FdhD — translated: MGRITARKPIVKVTVGAGEVRRVDVLAVEEPLEIRVGGVPLAVTMRTPGHDVELATGFLISEGIISRGDDLRSAIHCGGPGTGGGDTGNTYNVLDLTLAPHVAVPQRDRNFFVSSSCGVCGKASIDAVETVSSYDVAADAASIDARVLAGLPDELRVQQAVFAKTGGLHAAGLFEAATGRALVVREDVGRHSAVDKVVGWAAQQGRLPLTGTVLQVSGRASFELVQKAVMAGIPMLAAVSAPSSLAVDLAVASGLTLVGFSRGETFNVYAHPERVKTG
- the cydB gene encoding cytochrome d ubiquinol oxidase subunit II, coding for MDLAYLWFFIVGVLFVGYFVLDGFDFGVGMSLPFLGKDEVSRRQVINTIGPVWDLNETWVIVAGACLFAAFPEWYATLFSGFYLALLLILLALILRGVSFEYRHQRDSLRWKRGFDKMIIIGSAVPALLWGVAFANIVQGVPLDADHEFVGSLLTLLNPYGLLGGLTTLLLFFTHGVYFVALKTDGQVRTDARALAAKSGLLTVVVAAIFLVWTVAMAAGGGAPLLMLSMACAVLAAVLLIGSVIANRRDREGWAFGFGAGTVMFAVLTLWLALFPNVMPSTTDPAFNLTIENASSTDYTLTIMTWAAVIFLPLVLLYQGWTYWVFRKRVMRSSIEKAAATVH
- the moaA gene encoding GTP 3',8-cyclase MoaA, translating into MGVRPTTGVAPLGERSSGPLSDTFGRVHRDLRISLTDRCSLRCTYCMPEQGNEWLARSGILSLDEIERIARVAAGVGITTFRLTGGEPLLRTDIVEVVRRLAAITGPDGTPVELAMTTNGIRLPELLPDLMAAGLQRLNVSIDTLHRDRFAALTRRDRLDDVLAGIRATQASGLRPLKLNAVAMRGVNDDEMVQLVEFALAHDAQLRFIEQMPLDAGHTWDRAQMVTREEILAALATRWALTPVPGRGGAPAERWLLDGGPQTVGVIASVTAPFCGDCDRLRLTADGQLRNCLFSTAEYDLMPTLRPAGEQGAEPMDAAIERVLRACVHGKLPGHAINDPSFLQPARGMNAIGG
- a CDS encoding cytochrome ubiquinol oxidase subunit I, translated to MDFLDPLLLARWQFGLTTLYHYLFVPLTLGLVLVVAIFQTAWHRTANIAWLHLTQLFGKIFLINFAMGVVTGIVQEFQFGMNWSSYSRFVGDVFGAPLAFEGLMAFFFEATFIGVWIFGWNKLPKALHLASIWMVVFGSTLSGYFILAANAFMQNPVGYEMAADGGRAEMVDFWAVLTNPVVLAAFPHTIFSAWMFAAAVVIAVSAWHLRRGQHLVTLRKSLRFGMWFMIISFIGVAISGDQLGLVMVETQPMKMAAAEALWENACGADASFSLFSLGTPDGSEEIWSLRVPYLLSFLSTHTFDGCVEGLNDLQALYTEQFGDGVDYMPVVWVTYWSFRWMMGLGGVATLISVAGLWVTRKKATRPVADWMWRVAIWSAPLPLLGSLVGWVFTEMGRQPWIVFSLMLTEDGVSPNVPGWTVLISLVAFTLIYAALAVVEFGLILKAAQKGPDAVPDSGVDGPAEPVPLEDTPTTVY